A genomic stretch from Desulfurococcaceae archaeon MEX13E-LK6-19 includes:
- a CDS encoding ferredoxin, with translation MPKYRVKIEPRENCISDMVCVSICPDVFEMNPDDNKSQIVEQYREGGNIAVGIIPEDLKECVEQAASACPVQIIHIEPVEE, from the coding sequence ATGCCCAAGTATAGAGTTAAAATAGAGCCTAGAGAGAACTGCATTTCTGACATGGTTTGCGTAAGCATATGCCCGGACGTCTTTGAAATGAATCCTGATGACAACAAATCCCAGATCGTTGAACAATACCGAGAAGGGGGCAATATCGCTGTAGGTATTATACCAGAAGACTTGAAGGAATGTGTAGAACAAGCAGCCTCGGCTTGTCCTGTACAAATAATTCATATAGAACCCGTTGAAGAGTAA
- a CDS encoding DUF2085 domain-containing protein — translation MNEIVFVKKALVLGSIIWFISLILAPLTLPPNSIRLGDNGRANTIDYLDEWQKLPLYQRIVYILGDLGCHQKSSRSLFINGNQMPVCSRCFGVFTGLAIALPLLYVLEEKYNKIYVSLMNKLFSKHKRLWFIVYFLSTIPLLIDFFTQFIGLRESNNFIRFTTALPFTISNTILFYHYLLENNK, via the coding sequence GTGAACGAAATAGTTTTCGTGAAAAAAGCCCTAGTATTGGGTTCAATTATATGGTTTATATCATTGATACTAGCCCCTCTTACTCTACCCCCTAACTCGATAAGATTAGGCGATAACGGTAGAGCAAATACCATAGACTATCTTGACGAATGGCAAAAACTACCATTATACCAGAGAATAGTATACATACTAGGAGACTTGGGGTGCCATCAGAAATCATCGCGTTCATTATTCATTAATGGGAATCAAATGCCTGTATGCAGTAGATGTTTTGGTGTATTCACGGGGCTTGCAATAGCTCTCCCTCTCCTCTATGTTTTAGAGGAAAAATATAACAAGATATACGTCTCACTTATGAATAAGTTGTTTAGCAAACATAAGAGGCTATGGTTTATAGTATACTTCTTATCAACAATACCTCTTCTCATTGATTTCTTCACACAATTTATTGGCTTAAGGGAAAGCAATAACTTCATTAGATTTACTACAGCGCTACCGTTTACAATATCAAACACTATACTGTTTTACCATTATTTGCTGGAGAACAATAAATGA
- the amrS gene encoding AmmeMemoRadiSam system radical SAM enzyme, with protein MEPPWYRVSRFYEKVGEDRVKCLVCSRGCVLGEGAKGFCGNRVNKDGRLYCVSYGLLSAVESRPIEIKPLFHYWPNSTSLTFSGWGCNFKCPWCQNYFLSMADPRPEHSIYLSPKSLVLEAIKRGDEGVCASFNEPVVHAEYVIDVAKIAREYGLYTVIVTNGYMTKRVLEEMLEAGIDGYSMDIKCCPETCRRILGIDPYVVLSNAKYIIDNGGHVEMVYLIVTGANDSDECIDWIIDNHLKYLGENVPLHINRYYPAYKYNKPPTPLDTLFKAYNKAREAGIKYVYLGNISDEKYQDTYCPKCGKLLVKRRRYRVVEWKLTRDNRCPRCGEKIPVKGEYVPGKSLPPLF; from the coding sequence TTGGAGCCTCCTTGGTATCGTGTTTCAAGATTTTATGAGAAAGTAGGTGAGGACAGGGTTAAGTGTCTTGTTTGTAGTCGTGGCTGCGTTCTTGGTGAGGGAGCAAAGGGTTTCTGTGGCAACCGCGTGAACAAGGATGGCAGGCTCTATTGTGTTTCTTATGGCTTGCTTAGTGCTGTTGAAAGCCGCCCTATCGAGATCAAGCCTTTGTTTCACTACTGGCCCAACTCTACATCGCTGACTTTTAGTGGCTGGGGCTGTAACTTCAAGTGTCCTTGGTGCCAAAACTACTTCTTGAGTATGGCTGACCCTAGGCCGGAACACTCCATATACTTGTCCCCGAAGAGTCTTGTCCTCGAGGCAATCAAGAGGGGTGACGAGGGTGTTTGCGCTAGTTTCAATGAACCAGTTGTCCATGCTGAGTACGTTATTGACGTAGCCAAGATCGCTAGGGAGTACGGGCTCTACACGGTAATAGTTACAAACGGGTACATGACTAAGCGTGTACTCGAGGAAATGCTTGAAGCTGGTATAGACGGCTATAGCATGGATATCAAATGCTGCCCTGAAACCTGTAGGAGAATACTCGGTATAGACCCCTATGTAGTGCTCAGTAATGCAAAGTACATTATAGACAATGGCGGGCACGTAGAAATGGTGTACCTTATTGTGACAGGAGCTAATGACTCTGATGAATGTATCGACTGGATTATAGATAACCACTTGAAATACCTAGGAGAAAACGTGCCCTTACATATAAACAGATACTATCCAGCATACAAGTACAATAAACCGCCAACACCACTTGACACACTTTTCAAAGCATACAATAAGGCTAGGGAAGCAGGCATCAAGTATGTATACCTAGGGAACATAAGTGATGAGAAATACCAAGATACATACTGTCCAAAATGTGGTAAACTACTAGTTAAGAGGAGAAGATATAGAGTAGTCGAATGGAAGCTGACAAGAGACAATAGATGCCCGAGATGCGGTGAGAAAATACCCGTTAAGGGAGAATACGTACCCGGGAAATCGCTGCCTCCCCTATTCTAG
- the rbcL gene encoding type III ribulose-bisphosphate carboxylase, whose product MPEKFEPYPLFIKKDYTPDPDRDVIAVFRIKPAKGFTVEDAAGGVAAESSVGTWTTLYTWYDQERVNKLMGKAYYFKDLGDGSYIVRIAYPVELFEEGNMPGLMASIAGNIFGMKRVEGLRLEDIYLPYEFLKHFKGPGKGIDGVRDIFKVYDRPIVGTVPKPKVGYSPDEVEKLAYEILSGGMDYIKDDENLTSPSFCRFEERAKRIMKVIDKVEKETGERKVWFANITSDIREMEKRLKLVADYGNPYVMVDVVIAGWAALTYIRDLAEEYGLAIHAHRAMHAAFTRNPYHGISMYVLAKLYRIIGVDQIHIGTPGVGKLEAKAKDVIRYASILREKHFKPDPDDEFHLEQEMYHIKPAFPVSSGGLHPGTLPDVIKALGNDIVIQVGGGVIGHPDGPRAGAMAVRQALEAVSKGIPLQEYAETHKELKRALEKWGFAKPV is encoded by the coding sequence TTGCCTGAGAAGTTTGAGCCTTATCCTTTGTTTATTAAGAAGGACTATACTCCTGACCCGGACAGAGATGTTATTGCGGTTTTTAGGATTAAGCCTGCTAAGGGGTTTACTGTAGAGGATGCTGCTGGTGGTGTTGCTGCTGAGAGTAGTGTTGGTACTTGGACAACACTCTATACATGGTATGATCAGGAGAGAGTTAATAAGCTGATGGGTAAAGCATACTATTTCAAGGATCTCGGCGATGGATCATATATTGTCCGGATTGCTTATCCTGTCGAGTTGTTTGAAGAAGGTAATATGCCGGGCTTAATGGCGTCTATCGCCGGTAACATATTTGGTATGAAGCGTGTCGAGGGACTTCGGCTCGAAGACATTTATCTACCCTATGAGTTCCTCAAGCACTTTAAGGGCCCAGGGAAGGGTATTGATGGTGTTCGCGATATCTTCAAGGTGTATGATAGACCTATCGTAGGAACAGTTCCCAAGCCTAAGGTAGGTTATTCACCAGACGAAGTGGAGAAGCTGGCATACGAGATACTCTCCGGTGGAATGGACTATATCAAGGACGATGAGAACCTTACCAGTCCTAGTTTCTGTAGATTCGAGGAACGCGCAAAGAGGATAATGAAGGTAATCGATAAGGTTGAGAAGGAAACCGGCGAGAGAAAAGTATGGTTCGCAAACATAACATCTGATATCAGGGAGATGGAGAAGAGGCTGAAACTAGTAGCAGACTATGGCAACCCCTACGTGATGGTTGACGTGGTTATCGCTGGATGGGCTGCACTAACCTACATCAGGGACCTAGCAGAGGAATACGGACTAGCAATACACGCCCATAGAGCAATGCATGCAGCATTCACTAGAAACCCATACCATGGTATATCAATGTATGTTCTAGCGAAACTCTACAGGATCATAGGTGTCGACCAAATACACATCGGCACACCAGGCGTAGGTAAACTCGAGGCAAAAGCAAAAGACGTGATAAGATACGCAAGCATCCTCAGAGAAAAACACTTTAAACCAGACCCAGACGACGAGTTCCACCTAGAACAAGAAATGTACCATATAAAACCAGCATTCCCAGTCTCATCAGGAGGACTACATCCAGGCACACTACCAGATGTAATCAAAGCCCTCGGCAACGACATTGTCATACAAGTCGGAGGAGGAGTCATAGGACATCCAGACGGGCCACGAGCCGGAGCCATGGCTGTCAGACAAGCACTAGAAGCCGTAAGCAAAGGTATACCACTACAAGAATACGCTGAAACACACAAGGAGCTCAAGAGAGCACTAGAAAAATGGGGATTTGCAAAACCCGTATAG
- a CDS encoding cupin domain-containing protein: MEKKNMLGPCGEKIGYWETVEPERLDEKQAVKTTVRWLIREEDGAKTFSMRLFEVEPGGHIKAHYHPWEHEIYVLDGVGEIRIGSRVYRVTKGFFIYVPPNVEHEYWNKSNDKTLRFLCIIPNKPTVDDKKKKEC, translated from the coding sequence ATGGAGAAGAAAAACATGTTAGGTCCATGTGGCGAGAAAATAGGATACTGGGAGACAGTTGAACCAGAAAGACTTGACGAGAAACAAGCAGTAAAAACAACAGTGAGATGGCTTATCAGGGAAGAAGATGGTGCAAAGACTTTCTCGATGAGATTATTTGAAGTAGAGCCTGGAGGACATATAAAAGCACATTATCACCCATGGGAACACGAGATCTATGTACTTGATGGTGTTGGCGAGATAAGGATCGGTAGTAGAGTCTATAGAGTAACCAAGGGATTCTTCATATATGTACCACCTAATGTTGAGCATGAATACTGGAACAAGAGCAACGACAAGACATTGAGGTTCTTGTGTATAATACCAAATAAGCCTACTGTTGATGACAAGAAAAAGAAGGAATGTTAA
- a CDS encoding threonine synthase codes for MIHRSNIVRYYRVIDVPFVKYLKCSKCGRTYSLDEKPVMCINKDLGRLDIYYDYEAIKEAVSKEELGKREFNMWRYFEFLPLRSRENIVSLGEGGTPLIKAKRLGEALGLKNLYLKDETRNPTGSFKDRCMSVAVSMAKEFGFTKAATASSGNAAAALAAYGARAGIDVVAFVPDFAGYGKIAQLLFYGAKVVKLRWKTAEDPTVMMLKLVVEKYGFYPSPSFGPFNPYQIEGPKTISFEIMEQLGWNVPDQVFIPTGAASLLTGVYRGFRDFNEVGWVNGYPKLVAVQSTGNMPFVRAWLEKQDPDHIRPWEKPPETIATGLEDTFPWDGDAGLRALYKTNGYGVGVEDELILKAMKMLASLEGLFAEPSGAAGLAGLIKAIEDGKVDKDETIVVLVTGHGLKDPDIVKKTAGDAPVIDPDEKQLISVLKTKYGIDIK; via the coding sequence ATGATTCATAGGAGTAATATAGTAAGGTATTACAGGGTGATAGATGTGCCTTTCGTAAAATACCTTAAGTGCAGTAAGTGTGGAAGAACATATAGTCTTGACGAGAAGCCTGTTATGTGTATTAACAAAGATCTTGGCAGGCTTGACATATACTATGACTATGAAGCAATCAAAGAGGCGGTGTCAAAGGAAGAGCTCGGTAAAAGAGAATTCAATATGTGGAGATACTTCGAGTTCCTACCCCTCCGAAGCAGGGAGAATATTGTATCCCTTGGTGAGGGAGGCACACCACTAATCAAAGCCAAGCGTCTCGGAGAAGCACTGGGTCTTAAGAACCTTTATCTCAAGGATGAGACAAGGAATCCTACCGGTAGCTTCAAGGATCGTTGTATGAGCGTCGCGGTATCCATGGCCAAGGAGTTCGGGTTCACGAAAGCCGCTACTGCATCCAGCGGTAACGCTGCAGCTGCACTAGCTGCGTATGGTGCTCGTGCAGGCATTGATGTCGTGGCTTTCGTACCTGATTTCGCGGGCTATGGTAAGATCGCTCAGCTACTATTCTATGGAGCGAAAGTTGTTAAGCTCCGGTGGAAGACTGCTGAAGACCCAACAGTAATGATGTTGAAGCTTGTGGTGGAGAAATACGGTTTCTACCCATCACCAAGCTTCGGGCCATTCAATCCCTACCAGATCGAGGGACCTAAGACTATTAGCTTTGAGATCATGGAGCAACTGGGTTGGAACGTGCCAGACCAAGTATTCATACCAACAGGGGCAGCATCACTGCTAACAGGAGTATACCGTGGCTTCAGAGACTTCAATGAGGTAGGCTGGGTCAACGGGTACCCCAAGCTAGTAGCGGTTCAGTCAACAGGCAACATGCCATTCGTTAGGGCATGGCTTGAGAAACAAGATCCAGACCATATACGTCCCTGGGAGAAACCACCAGAGACAATCGCCACCGGGCTAGAAGACACATTCCCATGGGATGGTGATGCAGGGCTAAGAGCACTCTACAAGACAAATGGCTATGGAGTTGGAGTCGAGGACGAACTTATACTGAAAGCCATGAAAATGCTTGCCAGCCTAGAAGGACTATTCGCAGAGCCATCGGGTGCAGCAGGACTCGCAGGCCTGATCAAGGCAATTGAGGACGGTAAGGTAGACAAAGATGAGACAATAGTAGTACTGGTGACAGGACACGGGCTCAAGGACCCCGATATAGTTAAGAAAACAGCTGGTGACGCACCAGTAATAGACCCTGATGAGAAGCAACTAATTAGTGTCTTAAAGACAAAGTACGGAATTGATATAAAGTAA
- a CDS encoding PLP-dependent cysteine synthase family protein, with the protein MGGRVAYGMTDLIGNTPIVRLKKVVPEDVKAEIWGKCEFMNPSGSLKDRMAYYMIRAAEATGRLKPGMTLIVPTTGNTGIAFAAVGAYLGYKVLIVIPEEMSEERFLLMKLLGADFITTPGGESDAKKALDYARKLAEENPDKYFFFDQWSDEANVWAHYETTGKEIIEQLGKVDAFVAQIGTGGTLIGVARRLKEVNPKTIVVGAEPAECPVAAEWFKTGKPGPWGRHEIEGVGDGFIPDIIARNKHLIDDFVTVSSDEAIEMARKIARLEGLPVGISAGANVVAAIKVARKYNLPEGAKIVTILPDYAARYFSTRLFRKQRKIADRKKLLEEVRED; encoded by the coding sequence ATGGGTGGAAGAGTAGCTTATGGAATGACTGATCTTATAGGCAACACCCCTATTGTAAGACTAAAGAAAGTAGTGCCAGAGGACGTCAAAGCCGAAATATGGGGTAAATGTGAGTTCATGAACCCCTCTGGTTCTCTGAAAGACAGAATGGCATACTACATGATCAGGGCTGCTGAGGCCACTGGTAGACTCAAGCCAGGAATGACACTGATTGTACCAACAACAGGTAACACCGGTATAGCATTCGCTGCCGTAGGAGCTTATCTAGGCTACAAAGTACTCATAGTCATACCAGAGGAAATGAGCGAAGAGAGATTCCTACTAATGAAGCTACTTGGCGCAGACTTTATAACAACACCTGGTGGCGAATCAGACGCTAAGAAAGCACTCGACTACGCCAGGAAACTAGCCGAGGAGAATCCAGACAAATACTTCTTCTTCGACCAATGGAGCGATGAGGCAAACGTGTGGGCTCACTACGAGACTACAGGTAAGGAGATTATTGAACAGCTAGGTAAAGTAGACGCCTTCGTGGCACAAATAGGTACAGGCGGTACACTAATTGGTGTAGCAAGGAGACTAAAGGAGGTTAACCCCAAGACTATTGTCGTAGGTGCAGAGCCTGCTGAGTGCCCAGTAGCAGCAGAGTGGTTCAAGACAGGAAAGCCCGGTCCATGGGGTAGACACGAGATCGAGGGTGTTGGCGACGGCTTCATACCAGACATAATTGCTAGGAACAAGCACCTAATAGACGACTTCGTAACAGTTTCAAGCGACGAAGCAATCGAGATGGCGAGAAAAATCGCACGCCTCGAAGGATTACCAGTAGGAATCTCGGCTGGTGCAAACGTGGTGGCGGCAATCAAGGTTGCCAGGAAATACAACTTACCCGAAGGAGCAAAGATAGTAACAATACTACCAGACTACGCTGCAAGATACTTCAGCACAAGACTCTTCAGAAAACAAAGGAAGATCGCTGACAGGAAGAAACTATTAGAAGAGGTAAGAGAAGACTAA
- a CDS encoding ABC transporter ATP-binding protein, whose product MIAIEAKDLYKKYVNKRGWLRRRVEEVEALKGVSFIVEKGTVFGLLGPNGAGKTTTVKILATLLLPDKGTARIMGYDVVEEARRVREVIGVSLSVERGFFWKLTGYENLKYFGMLRGLDGKYLEERIQYVMELLGLKKLKAHEKFYEEFSLGMKARLSIARALLHDPEVLILDEPTLGLDPSSARAIRELLVKLAHEEGKTILITSHNMFEVEMICDKVAIINKGEIIAHGTVAELKRLVSKEVPVSIEAWRPGVVQSRLAELVSEKLGLKASVIVDDKGFAKIRILAPLGEEDKVVHEVLELLRSVGARIREAKILEPTLEDVFIKLTGGVEQ is encoded by the coding sequence ATGATAGCTATTGAGGCTAAAGACCTTTATAAGAAGTATGTAAACAAGCGCGGATGGCTAAGGAGGAGAGTAGAGGAAGTCGAAGCGCTCAAGGGAGTATCATTCATTGTTGAGAAAGGTACTGTGTTCGGTCTTCTGGGCCCAAATGGTGCTGGAAAGACAACTACAGTAAAGATACTCGCGACACTTCTACTGCCAGATAAAGGGACAGCGAGAATCATGGGGTATGATGTTGTTGAAGAAGCTAGAAGAGTTAGAGAAGTCATTGGTGTCTCGTTAAGTGTTGAACGTGGTTTCTTCTGGAAGCTAACGGGCTACGAGAACCTGAAGTACTTTGGTATGCTCCGTGGTCTTGATGGAAAATATCTTGAGGAGAGAATACAGTATGTTATGGAGCTTCTTGGATTAAAGAAACTTAAGGCACACGAGAAATTCTATGAAGAATTTAGTCTCGGTATGAAAGCAAGACTTAGCATAGCCAGGGCTCTACTTCATGACCCAGAGGTGCTTATTCTCGACGAGCCAACATTAGGACTAGATCCATCGAGTGCTCGTGCAATCAGGGAGCTATTGGTTAAATTAGCTCATGAGGAGGGTAAGACTATCCTTATAACATCCCATAATATGTTTGAAGTAGAGATGATTTGTGATAAAGTAGCTATCATAAACAAGGGAGAGATAATAGCTCATGGCACCGTTGCTGAGCTAAAGAGGCTTGTCTCAAAAGAAGTCCCGGTATCTATCGAGGCTTGGCGCCCAGGAGTTGTACAGTCCAGGTTAGCAGAGCTCGTCTCCGAGAAGCTTGGTCTAAAAGCCTCGGTTATCGTGGACGACAAGGGGTTTGCCAAAATAAGAATTCTTGCTCCTCTAGGTGAGGAAGACAAAGTTGTCCATGAAGTACTAGAGCTGCTCAGAAGCGTTGGTGCGAGAATAAGAGAGGCTAAGATACTGGAGCCAACACTTGAGGATGTCTTTATTAAATTAACGGGTGGCGTGGAACAATGA
- a CDS encoding radical SAM protein, with protein MIGGRRPCELGFRVRGGGVVERLVHDVVLSRPEDYLSVYQSMCNHVCLKCHSWYFTQVPEGKWYSPEKIVEEALRYREQVTVWEPRERATMWHASDLCAHCGLCYLTGRRGHFCPGRLSRDQVVLSLQGYGPARNIVSFTGGDLYCRREYYTRVFRLLKKEAPDLWVHVETNGYGLTRRNLEAYWEAGLDSIWLDMKAYREDVYKRLCGTTNKHILELPALIHDMGFVLEIVLLYIPGMVETDQISLFGELIASVDKDIPITLLAFFPEYKMMNYRSPTLEEMLSAYKALVEKGLGKVKIGNVGVFCKSKNEVEELVKTIGRQHVAL; from the coding sequence ATGATAGGTGGTAGGAGGCCTTGTGAGCTTGGGTTCCGGGTTAGAGGGGGTGGTGTTGTTGAGCGTCTTGTTCATGATGTTGTTCTTAGTCGTCCTGAGGATTATCTCTCGGTTTATCAGAGCATGTGTAATCATGTTTGTCTTAAGTGTCATAGCTGGTATTTCACGCAGGTTCCCGAGGGCAAGTGGTATAGTCCTGAGAAGATAGTGGAGGAGGCGTTGAGGTACCGGGAGCAGGTTACCGTCTGGGAGCCTCGGGAACGAGCTACTATGTGGCATGCTTCTGACCTTTGTGCTCATTGTGGTTTATGTTACTTAACTGGTAGAAGGGGGCATTTCTGTCCTGGTAGGCTGAGTAGAGATCAGGTAGTATTGTCGCTACAAGGCTATGGGCCTGCTAGGAACATCGTATCTTTTACTGGCGGCGATCTTTATTGTAGGAGAGAATACTATACCAGAGTCTTTAGGTTGCTGAAGAAGGAGGCTCCCGATCTATGGGTTCATGTCGAGACCAATGGATATGGTTTGACTAGGAGAAACCTTGAAGCCTATTGGGAAGCTGGTTTGGACTCGATTTGGCTTGACATGAAGGCATATCGTGAAGATGTCTATAAGAGGCTTTGTGGTACAACGAACAAGCATATTCTCGAGCTCCCAGCCTTGATCCATGACATGGGTTTCGTGCTGGAGATAGTGCTTCTCTACATACCGGGTATGGTCGAGACTGATCAGATTAGCTTGTTCGGCGAGCTAATAGCTAGTGTGGACAAGGATATCCCGATTACACTCCTTGCATTCTTCCCGGAATACAAGATGATGAACTACCGTAGCCCTACACTAGAGGAAATGTTGTCTGCATACAAAGCTCTAGTAGAGAAGGGGTTGGGGAAGGTAAAGATCGGGAATGTAGGGGTTTTCTGTAAGTCAAAAAATGAGGTAGAAGAGTTGGTAAAGACTATTGGGAGGCAACACGTGGCGTTATAG
- a CDS encoding 4Fe-4S binding protein yields MSVNLEVEIAGIKLKNPIMNAACPISRDAEMMKALIDAGVGGVVAKTISVEPAIVPRPSMGTVDRGIMVGYMLKSLGEGRVVVEPKPNLGNYRAFYALLNAELWSDIPAEHYLEREYPVVKKYAKEHNVAFFISIGYKPHELRLLGPKCQKAGADAIEFSTHYIGKDWTPVVEAAKALREVVDIPIFAKLSPFTPNIPELVKELEKVGVDGIVATNTIGPALHIDIETGKPIVGGPWGYGWMSGPALKPIALAVVAEVARNTKLPVIGVGGITRGADVIEYFMAGASAVQICTAALIEGFGVFKRILNEVESWLKSHGYSSIEDVKGMALKHLGPKPLRTYAVPPVVDEKKCIGCGLCQQVCDYDAVHVVEEGGKRVARVDIDKCYGCGLCTSVCPTRAIHFET; encoded by the coding sequence ATGTCTGTAAATCTTGAGGTTGAGATTGCTGGTATTAAGTTAAAGAATCCTATTATGAATGCTGCCTGCCCTATTTCTAGAGACGCCGAAATGATGAAGGCATTGATTGATGCTGGTGTTGGAGGAGTTGTTGCCAAGACTATTAGTGTCGAACCAGCTATTGTACCACGTCCATCAATGGGTACTGTTGATAGGGGTATCATGGTAGGGTATATGCTGAAGAGTCTTGGTGAGGGACGTGTTGTTGTAGAGCCAAAGCCTAACCTAGGCAACTATAGAGCATTCTATGCACTACTCAACGCTGAGTTATGGAGTGATATACCTGCCGAGCACTACCTCGAGAGAGAATACCCTGTTGTCAAAAAGTATGCTAAAGAACATAATGTAGCGTTCTTCATAAGCATAGGTTACAAGCCACATGAACTAAGACTTCTTGGCCCCAAGTGCCAGAAAGCTGGTGCAGATGCAATAGAGTTCTCAACACACTATATAGGGAAGGACTGGACACCTGTTGTTGAGGCTGCAAAGGCTTTACGTGAAGTAGTGGATATACCTATATTCGCTAAATTAAGTCCATTCACGCCAAATATACCAGAGCTCGTGAAAGAACTCGAGAAAGTAGGTGTTGACGGTATAGTGGCGACGAACACTATCGGACCAGCACTGCACATCGATATAGAGACGGGTAAGCCAATAGTAGGTGGTCCATGGGGCTACGGATGGATGAGTGGCCCAGCCCTTAAGCCAATAGCACTTGCGGTGGTAGCAGAAGTTGCTAGGAACACAAAGTTACCAGTAATAGGTGTGGGCGGTATAACACGTGGCGCTGATGTGATAGAGTACTTCATGGCTGGCGCGTCAGCAGTACAAATATGTACAGCAGCATTGATCGAGGGCTTCGGCGTATTCAAGAGGATTCTAAACGAAGTAGAATCATGGCTGAAGAGCCACGGCTACTCAAGCATAGAAGACGTGAAAGGCATGGCGCTAAAGCATCTAGGACCGAAACCCCTTAGAACATATGCTGTACCACCAGTTGTTGATGAAAAGAAGTGTATTGGCTGTGGATTATGTCAGCAAGTATGTGACTACGATGCCGTGCACGTAGTCGAAGAAGGCGGTAAGAGAGTTGCTAGAGTAGATATTGACAAGTGTTATGGCTGCGGATTATGTACAAGTGTGTGTCCAACCAGAGCAATACACTTCGAGACATAA
- a CDS encoding YgeY family selenium metabolism-linked hydrolase: MSDPLESKVLYYARELVRTKSLSGEEGDVARLIKEFLGGEGVDKVFIDEYGNVVSIIEGGIGEIIVFEGHMDHVPEGDLGNWIVDPYEAKVIDGKLYGRGAVDMKGAIAAMIAMIGLLGETKNLPTIVYVFVPHEEIVEGAAFKYAIEDTLKIKPSLVVLGEATNLNIHVGQRGRTVIHVDLYGETAHASMPDKGVNPIVFAAYLLKEINELNEQLPVHDTLGKSTIVPTIIECSPRSPPMIPDYCRITLDRRFIVGETEEKILGEVIAALDRAQKHANIKNVKARIPVEEIKLWTGRTIKVKHFFPAWLIENNKTVYHLLQIMRKQVNPQARISVWRFSTDGVYSAGTAGFTTIGIGPGDESLAHKPNEYVEIKQLVMASKIYSLVAKSCSYGYS; the protein is encoded by the coding sequence TTGAGTGATCCTTTGGAAAGTAAAGTATTGTATTATGCTAGAGAGCTTGTTAGGACGAAGAGTCTGTCTGGCGAGGAAGGAGATGTTGCTAGATTAATCAAGGAGTTCCTTGGCGGAGAAGGTGTTGACAAGGTTTTTATTGATGAGTACGGTAACGTGGTTTCTATTATTGAGGGCGGTATTGGCGAGATTATTGTTTTCGAGGGCCATATGGATCATGTTCCTGAAGGCGATCTAGGGAACTGGATTGTGGATCCCTATGAGGCTAAGGTTATTGATGGCAAGCTCTATGGTCGTGGAGCTGTTGATATGAAGGGAGCTATAGCAGCTATGATAGCTATGATAGGTCTTCTCGGCGAGACAAAGAATCTCCCCACTATAGTTTACGTATTTGTGCCGCATGAAGAGATTGTTGAGGGAGCAGCTTTCAAGTATGCTATAGAGGATACACTGAAGATAAAACCGTCACTAGTAGTACTCGGCGAGGCAACAAACCTCAATATACATGTTGGGCAACGTGGTAGAACGGTAATCCATGTAGATCTATATGGTGAAACAGCTCATGCCTCGATGCCTGATAAAGGGGTTAACCCGATTGTTTTTGCTGCATATCTACTCAAAGAAATAAATGAATTAAACGAACAACTACCAGTCCATGATACTCTAGGTAAATCAACTATTGTGCCAACCATAATAGAGTGCAGCCCTAGATCGCCGCCAATGATACCGGATTACTGTAGGATAACTCTTGACCGAAGATTCATTGTTGGGGAAACTGAGGAGAAAATACTTGGTGAAGTAATAGCAGCTCTTGATAGAGCACAAAAACATGCTAACATAAAGAACGTTAAGGCACGTATACCAGTGGAAGAAATAAAACTATGGACCGGGCGAACCATAAAAGTAAAACACTTCTTCCCAGCCTGGCTTATTGAAAACAATAAAACAGTATATCATCTGTTGCAAATTATGAGGAAACAAGTTAACCCACAAGCAAGAATAAGTGTATGGAGATTCAGTACTGATGGAGTATATTCTGCGGGAACAGCTGGATTCACAACAATAGGTATAGGGCCTGGTGATGAATCTCTTGCACATAAACCAAACGAGTATGTTGAAATAAAGCAACTAGTTATGGCGTCTAAAATATATTCTCTTGTAGCTAAGTCTTGTAGTTACGGATATAGTTAG